From the Pecten maximus unplaced genomic scaffold, xPecMax1.1, whole genome shotgun sequence genome, the window tgatcgggggggggggggggggggggggggggggggggtctgtctttagatatatatagtgttgttaTTCATTGAAAATTTACCATTTTATTTCCTATACCTGTGTGTCcccatcatttttttttgtatttacttTTCTCAATAGATTTATCTTCTATCTTTGACTTACTACTTTGGCTCCATTACAATTTCAAGATCTTGTATGAAATAACGTCAAAAGGTTACCATAATATGAAATATACCTCTAACAACTAAATTGTCAAcaacaatatgtttaaaacGCCTTTACAAAGGATACGTAAGTCAACAATCGTCAATAAAGTAATGAGTATTGTGACATTATCGAAACATCAAGCCAGGAAAGGTAAATGGGCCAGGTTCGAATCACTTTCACACACTATCTTACACTTGTGGTTACAACTGACATGTTGAGAAAGGTCTACACATTGACTAGAGTCTACATAGTGAGGTCATAACTGGTGCGTGTGACATCTATGTAATGCAAAcggtacagtatataaaaaaaattgtttatacattgagtacaacaatgtattgaTAAACAATCGCTACAactataaatgtaattaatcgCCCCACCTGTCAACCCcgtaaatatatgtttatgatTTCCATTGAAGTGTCAAAGCTATTATATGGCAGAAATGCAATTTAAGTAAAAATACCACTCGCATAatgatatttattacatttttaccagtgaaatatcaaaaattattcattctataaaagtgatatttttcactagtgaagaatatcatatttttcactagtgaaaaatatcacttttgctgatttgaccaatcaaattaatgattagaaaatagcaaaataattgaccaatcagaaagcccgacatatacgTCAGCAgctggacaggggaaactactttttttgtttacaaattatcgctgtagtcctagttagcatacggggtagggttttcgttgataaaaaaatgtaataaacagaatatctaacagtgtcttcagtaaaaccaaatatattttactcgtgtggctaataatttgatatttttcgctcgtgctgcgcactcgtgaaaaatatcaaaatattagccccactcgtgaaatatatttggtattactgaagacactgttagatatcctctatatattatatcaatatccATAACGAATGTTATTTAATTAATGGTTTTTATATTGAGGACGAATTATGTGAACGTAAGAGCAGGAGCTTGTTTATTTGGGTTTAAATTCCGCGGAGCGAGTTGATCAGTATTACTTAAGTTAGGTTTACACCCCTTTGAGCGAGTTTATCAGTATTACTTAAGTTGGGTTTACACCCCTTTGAGCGAGTTTATCAGTATTACTTAAGTTGGGTTTACACCCCTTTGAGCGAGTTTATCAGTATTACTTAAGTTGGGTTTACACCCCTTTGGGCGAGTTTATCAGTATTACTTAAGTTGGGTTTACACCCCTTTGAGCGAGTTTATCAGTATTACTTAAGTTGGGTTTACACCCCTTTGAGCGAGTTTATCAGTATTACTTAAGTTGGGTTTAAACGCCTTAGAGCGAGTTTATCAGTATTACTTAAGTTGGGTTTAAACGCCTTGGAGCGAGTTTATCAGTATTATTAAAGTTGGGTTTAAACGCCTTAGAGCGAGTTTATCAGTATTACTTAAGTTGGGCTTAAACGCCTTAGAGCGAGTTTTATCAGTATTACTTAAGTTGGGTTTAAACGCCTTAGAGCGAGTTTTATCAGTATTACTTAAGTTGGGTTTACACCCCTTTGAGCGAGTTTATCAGTATTACTTAAGTTGGGTTTACACCCCTTTGAGCGAGTTGATCAGTATTACTTAAGTTGGGTTTACACCCCTTTGAGCGAGTTTATCAGTATTACTTAAGTTGGGTTTACACCCCTTTGAGCGAGTTTATCAGTATTACTTAAGTTGGGTTTACACCCCTTTGAGCGAGTTTATCAGTATTACTTAAGTTAGGCTTAAACGCCTTAGAGCGAGTTTTATCAGTATTATTAAAGTTGGGTTTAAACGCCTTAGAGCGAGTTTATCAGTATTACTTAAGTTGGGTTTACACCCCTTTGAGCGAGTTTATCAGTATTACTTAAGTTGGGTTTACACCCCTTTGAGCGAGTTTATCAGTATTACTTAAGTTGGGCTTAAACGCCTTAGAGCGAGTTTTATCAGTATTATTAAAGTTGGGTTTAAACGCCTTAGAGCGAGTTTTATCAGTATTACTTAAGTTGGGTTTAAACGCCTTTGAGCGAGTTTATGAGTATTACTTAAGTTGGGCTTAAACGCCTTAGAGCGAGTTTTATCAGTATTATTAAAGTTGGGTTTAAACGCCTTAAAGCGAGTTTTATCAGTATTACTTAAGCTGGGTTTAAACGCCTTAGAGCGAGTTTTATCAGTATTACTTAAGCTGGGTTTAAACCCCTTTGAGCGAGTTGATCAGTATTACTTAAGTTGGGTTTACACCCCTTTCAGCGAGTTTATCAGTATTACTTAAGTTGGGCTTAAACGCCTTAGAGCGAGTTTTATCAGTATTATTAAAGTTGGGTTTAAACGCCTTAGAGCGAGTTTTATCAGTATTACTTAAGTTGGGTTTAAACGCCTTAGGGCGAGTTTTATCAGTATTACTTAAGTTGGGTTTAAACGCCTTTGAGCGAGTTTATGAGTATTACTTAAGTTGGGCTTAAACGCCTTAGAGCGAGTTTTATCAGTATTATTAAAGTTGGGTTTAAACGCCTTAGAGCGAGTTTTATCAGTATTACTTAAGCTGGGTTTAAACGCCTTAGAGCGAGTTTTATCAGTATTACTTAAGCTGGGTTTAAACCCCTTTGAGCGAGTTGATCAGTATTACTTAAGTTGGGCTTAAACGCCTTAGAGCGAGTTTTATCAGTATTATTAAAGTTGGGTTTAAACGCCTTAGAGCGAGTTTTATCAGTATTACTTAAGTTGGGTTTAAACGCCTTTGAGCGAGTTTATGAGTATTACTTTAGTTGAGCTTAAACTCCTTAGAGCGAGGTTTATCAGTATTACTTAAGCTGGGTTTAAACGCCTTTGAGCGAGTTTATCAGTATTACTTAAGTTGGGTTTGCACCCCTTTGAGCGAGTTTATCAGTATTACTTAAGTTGGGTTTACACCCCTTTGGGCGAGTTTATCAGTATTACTTAAGTTGGGTTTACACCCCTTTGAGCGAGTTTATCAGTATTACTTAAGTTGGGTTTACACCCCTTTGAGCGAGTTTATGAGTATTACTTAAGTTGGGTTTACACCCCTTTGAGCGAGTTGATCAGTATTACTTAAGTTGGGTTTACACCCCTTTGAGCGAGTTTATGAGTATTACTTAAGTTGGGTTTACACCCCTTTGAGCGAGTTTATCAGTATTACTTAAGTTGGGTTTACACCCCTTTGAGCGAGTTTATGAGTATTATTAAAGTTGGGTTTAAACGCCTTAGAGCGAGTTTTATCAGTATTACTTAAGTTGGGTTTAAACTCCTTAGAGCGAGGTTTATCAGTATTACTTAAGCTGGATTTAAACCCCTTTGAGCGAGGTTTATCAGTATTATTTAAGTTGGGTTTAAAGCCTTTTGAGCGAGTTGATCAGTATTACTTAAGTTGGGTTTCAACTCCTTGGAGCGAGTTTTATCAGAATTACTTAAGTTTGGTTTAAACCCCTTGGAGCGAGTTTTATCAGTATTACTTAAGTTGGGTTTAAACGCCTTGGAGCGAGTTTTatcaacattccttaacttTGGTTTAACGGTAATTGGACATAGTATCTCCTATCCTGCACTTgtgaataattaaatatttacaaacacaATACGTTTATGTTTGATAGGCAACTCAATGTATCGATCCTAATATATCTGTCCTGGTATTACGACTCGAAATGCAAACTATTACAGATACTTTATCATTACAATAGcttactttgtttttttttcagtggcCTTGTCGTCCAGTGTTGACAATTCCAATCCGTTCAGAAGATACAGGCGTTCCACCGTGagttatataacattgtatttatatttcctaCAACCTGTATTAGTAAAATGAACCACTGGAGGGACTATccgggtatatatatatatcatatttatgcACTCTTTACTTCGTCATCCACTTTAATATTTCTTTAACATGACGGTGTATATGGATTTCAATAAGATAAGTGCGATTTTTTATAATGTTACTTTAACGAAAACTTCTTTACAATTTCTCTGCCATTACTATTTGATTATCAACATGTTATTGGCCCATGGCTTCAACTATGAACCGTTGACAATTGATCACAGTATGTATTTTAGTgttatgaatatattttgtaatttacagatttaaattatcattttgcTGTTTTTAGTGTTATGAGCGTCTCGTTATCATCACAGCTCGGACATCATTGTTacatttgattggttgaaatctGGTCACATGGTGACCCCCTGTGAGAATATAGAGGGTCAGCAATATTTCTTAGGGGCAATATGGCGGCCCTTGTCTGTCATTTCCAAATTTAGGCAAATCAATTCTAAAATACGCATTCCTGAATATCCCCGAACGAGCATTTTCCTGTGCGATTTTTCGTACAGATTCGtcctgaaatattttaaaacatccAAAATTATTTGTAAGAGTTACCTCTCCTATGCTGGTCGAAAGTAGTTGACTTCCCGATTAACATAACGTCAGGCGTTTTGGCGACTCGGTTTATTGACAAATATGGCACGATTTCGGCGGACGATCCTAGGAGACATTGACGACAAAAGGAAGAATATACAAAGGAAGAAGATTCACGTAGAGAAAAAGATGAACTGGAACAATTAATCTCCGAATTCGTCTGGTCAAAACGGGAGTTCTGAGAACTTCTGTAGATTAGTTGAAGCCCTATCGCATTTCTACCTGGAAGACTTATGGACAAAATATGCCAAGGGGTATCAAAAGGGGATATCAAAAGGGTGCGATAAATTCGGTATATCGCTACTTACCTTATGGAGCCTTAGTTGgccagtaaatcaataggggTTTTCGGCCAGCATTCAACCGAACCTCCTAATATGGTTCCATAGTCGGTTAGTAGTAGTAAACCATATAACTAATATTCGATATCAGGTGTAGAAAGGATATGATACCACCATTTCACTATGGAAATTTCTCTTGGTGTTATACAATCCATTCACAACTATTTTATCTTGTTTCTTTAAGACTTGTGTTGGTTTAGCAGACATTGTCTAGTAActttgtatatatcttatatttccAGAACTGTGACGCCAAGTTTAACCACATCAGCGATCACACTGCCTGTATAAGCGCGTCTTCCTCGGCGACATCTGCTGGTAAGTTCCACATTATCCCTACAGTACAACGTACACAGGGAAGTCATGTCACATCTTCTGGTAAGTTACATATTACCTACAGTACAACGTACACAGGGAAGTCATGTGACATCTGCTGGTAAGTTCCATATTATCCCTACAGTACAACGTACGCAGGGAAGTCATGTCACATCTTCTGGTAAGTTACATATTACCTACAGTACAACGTACGCAGGGAAGTCATGTGACATCTTCTGGTAAGTTACATATTACCTACAGTACAACGTACGCAGGGAAGTCATGTGACATCTTCTGGTAAGTTCCACATTATCCCTAAAGTACAACGTACGCAGGGAAGTCATGTCACATCTTCTGGTAAGTTCCACATTATCCCTACAGTACAACGTACGCAGGGAAGTCATGTGACATCTTCTGGTAAGTTACATATTACCTACAGTGCAACGTACGCAGAGAAGTCATGTGACATCTGCTGGTAAGTTACATATTACCTACAGTACAACGTACGCAGGGAAGTCATGTGACATCTTCTGGTAAGTTACATATTACCTACAGTACAACGTACGCAGGGAAGTCATGTGACATCTGCTGGTAAGTTACATATTACCTACAGTACAACGTACGCAGGGAAGTCATGTGACATCTGCTGGTAAGTTCCACATTATCCCTACAGTACAACGTACGCAGGGAAGTCATGTCACATCTTCTGGTAAGTTCCATATTACCTACAGTACAACGTACGCAGGGAAGTCATGTCACATCTTCTGGTAAGTTCCATATTACCTACAGTACAACATACGCAGGGAAGTCATGTCACATCTTCTGGTAAGTTACATATTACCTACAGTACAACATACGCAGGGAAGTCATGTCACATCTTCTGGTAAGTTCCATATTACCTACAGTACAACGTACACAGGGAAGTCATGTCACATCTTCTGGTAAGTTCCATATTACCTACAGTACAACGTACGCAGGGAAGTCATGTCACATCTTCTGGTAAGTTCCATATTACCTACAGTACAACATACGCAGGGAAGTCATGTCACATCTTCTGGTAAGTTACATATTACCTACAGTACAACGTACACAGGGAAGTCATGTCACATCTTCTGGTAAGTTACATATTACCTACAGTACAACGTACACAGGGAAGTCATGTCACATCTTCTGGTAAGTTCCATATTACCTACAGTACAACATACGTAGGGAAGTCATGTGACATCTGCTGGTAAGTTACATATTACCTACAGTACAACATACGCAGGGAAGTCATGTCACATCTGCTGGTAAGTTCCATATTTTATCCCTACAGTACAACATACATTTGAACGCAGGGAAGTCATGTCACATGGTGCCGAATATATCAGGAACTCCTCCTCAGTAACTTCAAAAACCACCGCCCCCATGGTTTACGTCAATACAAATAAAGCATCGTATATAGGTAACTCTCATTCGCGGAACATCGAAAATCTGTCTTCAagacgtcgtctctttgtgacgcCACGAAACGCtaactagacggcgccattttgaaaaaactGATTGAAGCAATTTTAgggttttctcctgttacccgatgatctctgTACAAAAAGCTAAAGTCAAATGAGTATTTTGTAAGAAAGTATACTGAATATTTCGGAAATGCATGGGTGCATATTTAAATTCTCCTTGAAGTAGACTAACAACAAAAGGCTGTATCGGACAGCTCCTAAAATATTCGACCACGTCATTgctaaatctgtgtcaatacacgctcTGCTTGACACCCATATTTAATCCGGGACTGAAATTGTGGATTTTGAATATGCCAATTGATTAAAAACTTAAAAGATATCAAAGAAGAGTGTTGaggtttttcttttaattttattaactATACTGGTGTATTTACGTGGATTCACtagaaatatgttattttataaaccacagctgccgtagttaccaacaTCGCAACACATCCCGacatttattttcttcgtacggtatttcaatgatttgtttgatgtaaaccTTTCATGTAAAGGATTGTACCTCAGTTTTACtacgtatacggtagtatgtcCGCAGTTGGCAACAATGGAGCGCTATCGCGCTAACCATAGAACATGTTCGTTACCAACTGCGGACATACTACcatatacgcagtcaaaatgaggcaCAGTCCTTAAATCAAACACATCGAATCATTCCGAGATAACTAACTACTTCATGAAATCGTTTCTCTTTACGCCAGGTATCTCTGCAAACGACAAAACCTTTATAGTAGATCATCACAATGGTTACCGCCGTGACGTGTCACCGACTGCCACCAACATGAGGACAATGGTAATTTCGGTTAAATTCTATTGATACAAATTGCTTAAGATTGGCAGTGCCATTGACGATACCAGGGCAGATGTATGTAAATGAGTCGTTGAGTTAATTAGGGCCGTTCGTATTTCCTCTCTATGGAAACGACACCTAAGGACGAAAGCTCACTTGATATCAAATAAACTTTGTAGAGTTTGATAACTGCCGATTATGTTAAAATCTATCAATCAGTCATCATGTGTGATCGTTAATGCGTGTAGTTTCTGATAAAATATCGGTACCtattactttgatatatatgtatctgtttTTGAACGATAGTATGTAATACAGGTATTTATAAGCATTAGTGGTGATACCTGTCGTTGTCTTCACAGTCTTGGGATGATGAAGTGGCGATGATTGCACAGAAGTGGGCAGAGAACTGTCAGTTTGGACACGACGATAGCTACAGTCGGTATATCCCAGGTAATGGAGTGTCGAGAGCTGAGaaccagagtagggtatagggtacagttggtatatctcaggtagtctgGTGTCGAGAGGTGAGaaccagagtagggtataggggtacagttggtatatcCCAGGTAATGGAGTGTCGAGAGCTGAGaaccagagtagggtataggggtacagttggtatatctcaggtagtctgGTGTGGAGAGGTGATaaccagagtagggtataggggtacagttggtatatctcaggtagtctgGTGTCGAGAGGTGAGaaccagagtagggtataggggtacagttggtatatctcaggtagtc encodes:
- the LOC117320873 gene encoding cysteine-rich venom protein pseudechetoxin-like is translated as ALSSSVDNSNPFRRYRRSTNCDAKFNHISDHTACISASSSATSAGISANDKTFIVDHHNGYRRDVSPTATNMRTMSWDDEVAMIAQKWAENCQFGHDDSYSRYIPGRFTVGQNIAIGQTSWTNAMDAWQSEVSAFTLGGSNVFSNVGHYTQVGSI